The following proteins are co-located in the Clavibacter capsici genome:
- a CDS encoding ABC transporter permease yields MNLFAEAFALLLDASRWAGPTGYGTRLLEHLGYTALAMGVAAVIAIPAGLYIGHTGRGRNVAVAFSGGLRALPTLGVLVLLGLLFGIGLTGPILTFSLLGIPPLLAGVYSGVQAVDRSAIDAARAVGMTETQILGRVEIPLALPLMISGFRAAILQVISTVTLGAYLGLGGLGRDIFTGLTTRNFPLLLASAILVTVLALLVDALLAVVQRAVVPRGVVAAAGRTPDSPRASSRPAVSTTS; encoded by the coding sequence ATGAACCTCTTCGCCGAGGCCTTCGCCCTCCTCCTCGACGCGTCGCGATGGGCGGGTCCCACCGGCTACGGGACGCGCCTGCTCGAGCACCTGGGCTACACCGCCCTCGCCATGGGGGTCGCCGCCGTCATCGCCATCCCCGCGGGTCTCTACATCGGGCACACCGGCCGCGGACGCAACGTCGCCGTGGCGTTCTCCGGCGGGCTCCGCGCGCTCCCCACCCTGGGCGTCCTGGTCCTGCTCGGGCTCCTCTTCGGCATCGGGCTGACCGGCCCGATCCTCACCTTCTCCCTCCTCGGCATCCCGCCGCTCCTGGCCGGCGTCTACTCCGGCGTCCAGGCCGTGGACCGCTCGGCGATCGACGCCGCGCGCGCCGTGGGGATGACCGAGACCCAGATCCTGGGCCGGGTAGAGATCCCGCTCGCGCTGCCGCTCATGATCAGCGGCTTCCGGGCCGCGATCCTCCAGGTCATCAGCACGGTCACCCTCGGCGCCTACCTCGGGCTCGGCGGGCTCGGCCGGGACATCTTCACGGGTCTGACGACCCGGAACTTCCCCCTCCTGCTGGCGTCGGCGATCCTCGTCACCGTCCTGGCGCTCCTCGTCGACGCGCTCCTCGCCGTCGTGCAGCGCGCCGTCGTCCCACGCGGCGTCGTCGCCGCAGCCGGACGCACCCCCGACTCACCGCGCGCCTCGTCGAGGCCGGCGGTCAGCACCACATCCTGA
- a CDS encoding ABC transporter substrate-binding protein, which yields MSHSITRRLLVGTVALGTAMALAGCSSGDPLDTSGGSASAAPSDTISVGSAAFGENVILAEVYAQALEANDVKVTRNLQIGEREVYLKALEEGSIDLIPEYTGNLLAAYDTDSKATSSDDVYSALGAALPEGFEVLDESPAEDKDSYNVTKEYSESNGVTSLSDLEGKAVRVGGGAVLGEREYGIPGLTDVYGVDASLVTIEDQGGPNTVKALLDGQVDMANIYSTTPSILDNGFVTLKDPENLIKAQNVVPLVKTAKMNADITAVLDKVSAALTTEDLTEMNRRNQGDEKAEPAAIAADWLKEKALF from the coding sequence ATGTCCCACAGCATCACCCGCCGGCTCCTCGTCGGCACCGTCGCGCTGGGCACCGCGATGGCCCTCGCCGGCTGCTCGTCCGGCGACCCCCTCGACACCTCGGGCGGGTCGGCGTCCGCCGCGCCCTCCGACACCATCTCCGTCGGATCCGCCGCCTTCGGCGAGAACGTCATCCTCGCCGAGGTCTACGCGCAGGCCCTCGAGGCCAACGACGTGAAGGTCACGCGGAACCTGCAGATCGGCGAGCGCGAGGTGTACCTCAAGGCGCTCGAGGAGGGGTCCATCGACCTCATCCCCGAGTACACGGGCAACCTGCTCGCCGCCTACGACACCGACTCGAAGGCGACCTCGAGCGACGACGTCTACTCCGCGCTGGGCGCCGCCCTGCCGGAGGGCTTCGAGGTGCTCGACGAGTCGCCCGCCGAGGACAAGGACTCCTACAACGTCACCAAGGAGTACTCCGAGTCCAACGGCGTCACGAGCCTCTCCGACCTCGAGGGCAAGGCCGTGCGCGTCGGCGGCGGCGCCGTGCTGGGCGAGCGCGAGTACGGGATCCCCGGCCTCACCGACGTCTACGGCGTCGACGCGAGCCTCGTCACCATCGAGGACCAGGGCGGCCCGAACACCGTCAAGGCGCTCCTCGACGGCCAGGTCGACATGGCGAACATCTACTCGACCACCCCCTCGATCCTCGACAACGGCTTCGTCACGCTGAAGGACCCCGAGAACCTCATCAAGGCGCAGAACGTCGTGCCGCTCGTGAAGACGGCGAAGATGAACGCCGACATCACCGCCGTGCTCGACAAGGTCTCGGCCGCGCTGACGACCGAGGACCTCACCGAGATGAACCGCCGCAACCAGGGCGACGAGAAGGCGGAGCCCGCCGCCATCGCCGCCGACTGGCTGAAGGAGAAGGCCCTCTTCTAG
- a CDS encoding DUF3618 domain-containing protein has protein sequence MAKKKSPTGEVSVLGAVTTVAREVRKHKTVAESAPHGQGANIPPAPKRSPEELKRDIQAGREELARTVRELETALDVPARASELKAEASGRARRIRDGVTRRVRSATEDVTTRTRAFTRKDPAIAASIGAGAVAVVIAVGAAVVSGGRR, from the coding sequence ATGGCGAAGAAGAAGTCCCCGACCGGCGAGGTGAGCGTCCTCGGCGCGGTGACCACGGTCGCCCGCGAGGTCCGCAAGCACAAGACGGTCGCCGAGTCCGCGCCGCACGGCCAGGGCGCGAACATCCCGCCCGCCCCGAAGCGCAGCCCCGAGGAGCTGAAGCGCGACATCCAAGCCGGCCGCGAGGAGCTCGCCCGCACCGTCCGCGAGCTCGAGACCGCGCTCGACGTGCCGGCCCGCGCGTCCGAGCTGAAGGCCGAGGCCTCGGGACGCGCCCGCCGCATCCGCGACGGCGTCACCCGGCGCGTCCGCAGCGCCACGGAGGACGTGACGACCCGCACGCGCGCCTTCACCCGGAAGGACCCCGCCATCGCCGCGTCCATCGGCGCGGGCGCCGTGGCCGTCGTCATCGCGGTGGGCGCCGCCGTCGTCTCCGGCGGCCGACGCTGA
- a CDS encoding type III polyketide synthase, translating to MIPSIRSIATAVPPTVLAQDGVRDMFGSQPELGRLGTRLVSAAFGASAIRTRHTVIRELGTAPGMAGADDPVDPDDGEPVFYDRATGRILTPGTGARNDAYIREAPALLLGAARQAVEEAVGIEAADVTHVVTVSCTGFYAPGPDYAVVRGLGLGASTQRFHLGFMGCYGAFPALRMASHFCAADPDAVVLVVCVELCSLHLHSSGDADTIVASSVFADGAAAAIVTARPAPAGSTVLDLDAFETVLTPVGEDDMAWTIGDQGFDMVLSSYVPKIIDEHITGALEPLWAQVPALAGVAPAAIEDWAIHPGGRSILDRVEDRLALAPAQLAASRSTLAEEGNMSSATVLFVLRRILHGTPPADVPGRADLAEGASAAAAGPGAGRVCAMAFGPGLTVETALMTRRTA from the coding sequence CTGATCCCCTCGATCCGCTCCATCGCGACGGCGGTGCCGCCCACGGTCCTCGCGCAGGACGGCGTGCGGGACATGTTCGGCAGCCAGCCGGAGCTCGGGCGGCTCGGCACGCGGCTCGTGTCCGCGGCCTTCGGGGCCTCGGCGATCCGCACCCGGCACACGGTGATCCGCGAGCTCGGCACCGCCCCCGGCATGGCGGGGGCCGACGACCCCGTCGACCCCGACGACGGGGAGCCCGTCTTCTACGACCGCGCGACCGGCCGGATCCTCACGCCCGGCACCGGCGCGCGCAACGACGCGTACATCCGCGAGGCGCCGGCGCTGCTGCTCGGCGCCGCGCGCCAGGCGGTGGAGGAGGCCGTCGGGATCGAGGCGGCGGACGTCACGCACGTCGTCACCGTCTCCTGCACGGGCTTCTACGCCCCCGGCCCCGACTACGCCGTCGTGCGCGGCCTCGGCCTCGGCGCCTCCACGCAGCGCTTCCACCTCGGCTTCATGGGCTGCTACGGCGCGTTCCCGGCGCTCCGGATGGCCTCGCATTTCTGCGCCGCCGACCCGGACGCCGTCGTCCTCGTCGTGTGCGTCGAGCTCTGCTCGCTGCACCTGCACTCCTCGGGCGACGCCGACACGATCGTGGCCTCGTCCGTGTTCGCCGACGGCGCCGCGGCGGCGATCGTGACCGCGCGGCCGGCGCCCGCCGGTTCCACCGTGCTCGACCTCGACGCGTTCGAGACCGTGCTCACGCCGGTCGGCGAGGACGACATGGCCTGGACCATCGGCGACCAGGGCTTCGACATGGTGCTCTCGAGCTACGTGCCGAAGATCATCGACGAGCACATCACGGGCGCTCTCGAGCCGCTGTGGGCGCAGGTGCCCGCGCTCGCGGGCGTGGCGCCCGCGGCGATCGAGGACTGGGCGATCCACCCGGGCGGCAGGAGCATCCTCGACCGGGTCGAGGACCGGCTCGCGCTCGCGCCCGCGCAGCTGGCCGCGTCCCGCTCGACGCTCGCCGAGGAGGGCAACATGTCGAGCGCCACGGTGCTGTTCGTGCTGCGGCGGATCCTGCACGGGACGCCGCCCGCTGACGTGCCGGGCCGAGCGGACCTCGCGGAGGGCGCGTCCGCGGCCGCCGCGGGACCCGGCGCCGGCCGCGTGTGCGCCATGGCGTTCGGCCCCGGCCTCACCGTCGAGACGGCGCTCATGACCCGCCGCACCGCCTGA
- a CDS encoding class I SAM-dependent methyltransferase, whose product MDLSRRDAELTELMDDPDCDPEALERTYARFGLVNRVVAGWRGVYRSRIRPLLAADRGTTLLDIGSGGGDVPLALARWARRDGLRLAVTGIDPDPRAAAFARSRPADPDVRFVAASSADLVADGRRFDLVTSNHVLHHLDDAAFDALLADSAALAPRAIHSDIARSRFAYAAYGPLSRLVARGSFVHVDGLRSIRRSWTPVELALRAPAGWRVEGALPARVLLVRDATAPAAPGVAP is encoded by the coding sequence ATGGACCTGTCCCGGCGGGACGCGGAGCTCACCGAGCTCATGGACGACCCGGACTGCGACCCCGAGGCGCTCGAGCGGACGTACGCGCGGTTCGGGCTCGTCAACCGCGTCGTCGCGGGCTGGCGCGGGGTGTACCGGTCCCGGATCCGCCCGCTGCTCGCCGCCGACCGCGGGACGACGCTCCTCGACATCGGCTCGGGTGGCGGCGACGTGCCGCTCGCCCTCGCCCGGTGGGCCCGGCGCGACGGCCTGCGGCTCGCGGTGACGGGCATCGACCCGGATCCGCGTGCCGCCGCCTTCGCCCGCTCGCGCCCCGCTGACCCGGACGTGCGCTTCGTGGCCGCGTCGAGCGCGGACCTCGTGGCCGACGGCCGCCGGTTCGACCTCGTCACGAGCAACCACGTCCTGCACCACCTCGACGACGCCGCGTTCGACGCGCTGCTCGCCGACTCCGCGGCGCTCGCCCCGCGCGCCATCCACAGCGACATCGCGCGGAGCCGGTTCGCGTACGCGGCGTACGGGCCCCTGTCGCGCCTCGTCGCTCGCGGGTCGTTCGTGCACGTGGACGGGCTGCGGTCGATCCGCCGCAGCTGGACGCCCGTCGAGCTCGCCCTGCGCGCGCCCGCCGGCTGGCGGGTCGAGGGCGCGCTGCCGGCGCGGGTGCTGCTCGTGCGCGATGCGACCGCGCCGGCGGCCCCCGGCGTCGCGCCGTGA
- a CDS encoding FAD-dependent oxidoreductase encodes MTRLDALVVGGGPVGIHLAALLAQAGLDVRVWEARPEPALLSRAIGIHAPSLDAFDRLGVAGEMVAEAVLVRTGIAMARGRAIGRVSFAGVSATHPYVAALPQWRTEAILTRRLGALAPDALRRGVTLTALQVDPVEAPGGGVRATGTDADGRPVEVDARLLIGADGTRGVVRGLLGIGVDERPLPDRFLMGDAPDTTDGGDDAVITLHPDGVVESFPLPGGMRRWVVGLRAGEREGDPAEAVAATVRERTGYVVRAADLGPVSGFGVRRRLARRMSAGRALLIGDAAHEISPIGGQGMNLGWLDADALAPILADAVRARDGVPHPARIARWERDRMASARRAAVQSEINTALGRPVRGLTRIVRDQGLRAVLASPAAAGLASVYAMGRDAGARVR; translated from the coding sequence GTGACCCGCCTCGACGCGCTGGTCGTGGGCGGCGGGCCCGTGGGCATCCACCTGGCCGCGCTCCTCGCGCAGGCCGGCCTCGACGTGCGCGTCTGGGAGGCCCGGCCGGAGCCCGCGCTGCTGTCGCGGGCCATCGGGATCCACGCGCCGTCGCTCGACGCGTTCGACCGGCTCGGCGTCGCCGGTGAGATGGTGGCGGAGGCGGTGCTCGTCCGCACCGGGATCGCGATGGCGCGCGGCCGCGCCATCGGCCGGGTCAGCTTCGCCGGGGTCTCCGCCACGCACCCCTACGTCGCCGCGCTGCCGCAGTGGCGCACCGAGGCGATCCTCACCCGGCGCCTCGGCGCGCTCGCGCCCGACGCCCTGCGCCGCGGCGTGACGCTCACCGCGCTCCAGGTCGATCCCGTGGAGGCGCCCGGCGGCGGCGTCCGCGCGACCGGCACGGACGCGGACGGCCGACCCGTCGAGGTCGACGCGCGTCTCCTCATCGGGGCCGACGGCACGCGCGGCGTCGTCCGCGGCCTCCTCGGGATCGGCGTCGACGAGCGCCCGCTGCCCGACCGCTTCCTCATGGGGGACGCGCCCGACACCACCGACGGCGGCGACGACGCGGTCATCACGCTGCACCCCGACGGCGTCGTCGAGTCGTTCCCGCTGCCCGGCGGCATGCGCCGCTGGGTCGTCGGGCTGCGTGCGGGGGAGCGGGAGGGGGATCCCGCGGAGGCCGTCGCGGCGACCGTGCGGGAGCGCACCGGGTACGTCGTGCGCGCCGCCGACCTCGGGCCGGTGAGCGGCTTCGGCGTCCGCCGGCGGCTGGCGCGGCGCATGTCCGCGGGGCGCGCGCTCCTCATCGGCGACGCGGCCCACGAGATCAGCCCCATCGGCGGGCAGGGCATGAACCTCGGCTGGCTGGACGCCGACGCCCTCGCGCCGATCCTCGCGGACGCCGTCCGGGCGCGGGACGGCGTGCCGCATCCCGCGCGCATCGCCCGCTGGGAGCGCGACCGCATGGCGAGCGCCCGGCGCGCGGCCGTGCAGTCGGAGATCAACACGGCGCTCGGCCGGCCCGTCCGCGGCCTCACGCGCATCGTCCGCGACCAGGGACTCCGCGCGGTCCTCGCGTCGCCCGCCGCCGCGGGCCTCGCGTCCGTCTACGCCATGGGACGGGACGCGGGCGCGCGCGTCAGGTGA
- a CDS encoding UbiA family prenyltransferase gives MIHRLRLLALSSHPGPTATVTVLAAGLAVALGYGLGRVVAVALAVLLGQLSIGFSNDWIDAERDRSVGRADKPVARGEVTVAQVRAAALGTAAACLVASAALGPLFLLAHVVLVGSGWAYNAGLKRTAVSVVPFVVAFGILPTVVALGAADPVPAAAWAGITGGVLGVSIHFTNVLPDLEDDARTGVRGLPHRLGRVPSGLVAFGALALGALAATVGPVLADPGLALTPLALGGLAIMLAVAAWGAVLVVTRPPGRLLFQLIMAASLLLVAQVALNATRLT, from the coding sequence GTGATCCACCGGCTCCGGCTCCTCGCCCTCTCCTCGCACCCGGGGCCGACGGCCACCGTGACGGTGCTCGCCGCGGGCCTCGCGGTCGCGCTCGGCTACGGGCTCGGGCGCGTGGTCGCGGTCGCCCTGGCCGTGCTCCTCGGGCAGCTGTCGATCGGGTTCTCCAACGACTGGATCGACGCGGAGCGCGATCGCAGCGTCGGCCGCGCGGACAAGCCCGTCGCGCGCGGCGAGGTGACCGTGGCGCAGGTGCGGGCGGCCGCGCTCGGCACGGCGGCGGCCTGCCTCGTCGCGTCCGCGGCGCTCGGGCCGCTGTTCCTCCTCGCGCACGTCGTCCTGGTGGGATCCGGCTGGGCCTACAACGCCGGCCTCAAGCGCACGGCCGTCAGCGTCGTGCCGTTCGTGGTCGCGTTCGGGATCCTGCCGACGGTGGTCGCGCTCGGCGCCGCCGATCCCGTGCCCGCCGCCGCGTGGGCCGGGATCACGGGCGGGGTGCTCGGCGTCTCCATCCACTTCACCAACGTGCTGCCCGACCTCGAGGACGACGCGCGCACCGGCGTCCGCGGCCTGCCGCACCGGCTCGGCCGCGTCCCGTCGGGCCTCGTCGCGTTCGGGGCGCTCGCGCTCGGGGCGCTGGCCGCGACGGTCGGCCCGGTGCTCGCGGATCCCGGGCTCGCGCTGACGCCGCTGGCCCTGGGCGGCCTCGCGATCATGCTGGCCGTCGCCGCATGGGGTGCCGTGCTCGTCGTCACGCGCCCGCCCGGGCGGCTGCTGTTCCAGCTGATCATGGCGGCGTCGCTGCTGCTCGTCGCCCAGGTCGCGCTGAACGCGACGCGCCTCACCTGA
- a CDS encoding GNAT family N-acetyltransferase — MHPTIARVPWDDEDATLLRAAQRAELDLRYGGDTEPGTKPTAADVAAFLVARDADGTPIGCGAIRPLADRGDGTPWAELKRMYVVPAARGTGVATALLRALEDAARELGVVDLVLETGPEQPDAMRFYAREGWIEIPRFGAYADSEGSRCYGLTLA, encoded by the coding sequence ATGCACCCCACGATCGCCCGTGTCCCGTGGGACGACGAGGACGCGACCCTGCTCCGCGCCGCCCAGCGCGCCGAGCTCGACCTCCGCTACGGCGGCGACACGGAGCCGGGCACCAAGCCCACCGCCGCCGACGTGGCCGCGTTCCTCGTGGCGCGCGACGCGGACGGGACGCCCATCGGCTGCGGGGCGATCCGCCCGCTCGCCGACCGCGGCGACGGCACGCCGTGGGCGGAGCTCAAGCGCATGTACGTCGTCCCCGCCGCGCGCGGCACGGGCGTCGCGACCGCCCTGCTCCGCGCGCTCGAGGACGCGGCCCGCGAGCTCGGCGTCGTCGACCTGGTGCTGGAGACCGGCCCCGAGCAGCCCGACGCGATGCGCTTCTACGCGCGCGAGGGCTGGATCGAGATCCCCCGCTTCGGCGCCTACGCCGACTCCGAGGGCTCGCGCTGCTACGGGCTGACGCTCGCGTGA
- a CDS encoding GNAT family N-acetyltransferase: MRIRPAEPRDIDDLLEIRNDAILHGTALWMDEPVDRAERERWYEETTAAGDPILIADVDGRVAGYGTYGPWRSKSGYRFSVEDSVYVRDAFQGRGIGRALVEELIAHARAAGKHAVFADIEAGNTGSIRLHERLGFRQVGLLPGIGWKFGRPLDLAILHLPLVDAAAAGDDAAGDRTA; the protein is encoded by the coding sequence ATGAGGATCCGCCCCGCCGAGCCCCGTGACATCGACGACCTGCTGGAGATCCGCAACGACGCGATCCTCCACGGCACGGCGCTGTGGATGGACGAGCCGGTCGACCGCGCCGAGCGCGAGCGCTGGTACGAGGAGACGACGGCCGCGGGGGACCCGATCCTCATCGCCGACGTGGACGGCCGCGTCGCCGGCTACGGCACCTACGGCCCGTGGCGGAGCAAGTCCGGGTACCGCTTCTCGGTGGAGGACTCGGTCTACGTGCGGGACGCGTTCCAGGGCCGGGGCATCGGCCGGGCGCTCGTGGAGGAGCTGATCGCGCACGCGCGGGCCGCGGGCAAGCACGCGGTGTTCGCGGACATCGAGGCGGGCAACACGGGATCCATCCGGCTGCACGAGCGCCTGGGCTTCCGCCAGGTGGGGCTGCTGCCCGGCATCGGCTGGAAGTTCGGCCGGCCGCTCGACCTCGCGATCCTGCACCTGCCCCTGGTCGACGCCGCGGCGGCCGGGGACGACGCCGCGGGCGACCGCACGGCCTGA
- a CDS encoding cytochrome ubiquinol oxidase subunit I produces MNELLDPLVLSRWQFGLTTVYHFLFVPLTIGMAFVCALYQTAWVRTGKQHYLRLTRFFGRIFLINFAMGTVTGIVQEFQFGMNWSEYSRFVGDVFGAPLALEGLLAFFLEASFIGVWIFGWDKLPKGLHLASIWVVSVASILSAYFILAANAFMQNPVGYRIDEARGRAELTDIGALLTNKVALAAFPHTIFAAFMCAAAVIISVAAWHLSRNQHLETMMPAMRFGMWFMVVSGALTILSGDQLGLAMVQTQPMKMAAAEAHYDTSSGAAASFSLFTWGTPDGSSELFSIRIPYLLSFLSTHTLDGTVEGINDLQAQYVASYGPGDYTPTIWVTYWAFRWMIGFGMAAIGVAVAGLWLTRRGRAITRPWMWKVAIWAAPLPLLAMTVGWIFTEMGRQPWIVFSLLQTSSAVSPNVTGIQVLLSLVAFTVVYGSLAVVEFRLILKAAQKGPEPEREPDPETGEVVREASVY; encoded by the coding sequence GTGAACGAGCTCCTCGACCCGCTCGTCCTCTCCCGCTGGCAGTTCGGCCTCACGACCGTCTACCACTTCCTCTTCGTCCCGCTCACGATCGGCATGGCCTTCGTCTGCGCGCTCTACCAGACGGCGTGGGTGCGCACCGGGAAGCAGCACTACCTCCGGCTCACGCGCTTCTTCGGCCGGATCTTCCTCATCAACTTCGCGATGGGCACCGTCACCGGCATCGTGCAGGAGTTCCAGTTCGGCATGAACTGGTCCGAGTACTCCCGCTTCGTCGGCGACGTGTTCGGCGCCCCGCTCGCGCTCGAGGGCCTGCTCGCGTTCTTCCTCGAGGCGTCGTTCATCGGCGTGTGGATCTTCGGCTGGGACAAGCTGCCGAAGGGGCTGCACCTGGCGTCCATCTGGGTGGTGTCGGTCGCGTCGATCCTGTCGGCGTACTTCATCCTCGCGGCCAACGCCTTCATGCAGAACCCCGTGGGCTACCGCATCGACGAGGCCCGGGGGAGGGCCGAGCTCACCGACATCGGGGCGCTCCTCACGAACAAGGTCGCGCTCGCGGCGTTCCCGCACACGATCTTCGCGGCCTTCATGTGCGCGGCCGCCGTGATCATCTCGGTCGCCGCGTGGCACCTGTCGCGCAACCAGCACCTCGAGACGATGATGCCGGCCATGCGGTTCGGCATGTGGTTCATGGTCGTCTCGGGCGCGCTCACCATCCTCTCCGGCGACCAGCTCGGCCTCGCCATGGTGCAGACGCAGCCGATGAAGATGGCCGCCGCCGAGGCGCACTACGACACCTCCTCCGGCGCCGCCGCCTCGTTCTCGCTCTTCACCTGGGGCACGCCCGACGGATCGAGCGAGCTGTTCTCCATCCGGATCCCGTACCTGCTCTCGTTCCTCTCCACGCACACGCTCGACGGCACGGTCGAGGGGATCAACGACCTCCAGGCGCAGTACGTCGCGAGCTACGGCCCCGGCGACTACACGCCCACCATCTGGGTCACGTACTGGGCGTTCCGCTGGATGATCGGCTTCGGCATGGCGGCCATCGGCGTCGCGGTCGCGGGCCTCTGGCTCACGCGCCGGGGCCGCGCCATCACCCGGCCGTGGATGTGGAAGGTCGCCATCTGGGCGGCGCCGCTGCCGCTGCTCGCGATGACGGTCGGCTGGATCTTCACGGAGATGGGCCGCCAGCCGTGGATCGTGTTCAGCCTGCTGCAGACGTCGTCCGCGGTGTCGCCGAACGTGACCGGGATCCAGGTGCTGCTCTCGCTCGTGGCCTTCACGGTCGTCTACGGGTCGCTCGCCGTGGTGGAGTTCCGCCTCATCCTGAAGGCGGCGCAGAAGGGGCCGGAGCCCGAGCGGGAGCCGGACCCCGAGACGGGCGAGGTCGTCCGGGAAGCGAGCGTGTACTGA
- the cydB gene encoding cytochrome d ubiquinol oxidase subunit II has protein sequence MDLPTLWFGLIAFLFVGYFVLDGFDFGVGMSLPFLAKDDTDRRVLINTIGPVWDLNETWLIVAGAALFAAFPEWYATMFSGFYLLLVAILITLILRGVSFEFRHQGASDRWRGSFDLMIVVGSVVPSFLWGVVFANVVRGVPMDGNHDYTGSTLDLLNPYALLGGLTTLSLFLVNGLQFAALKTDGPIRARARALSVRIGAVAIVIAAAFLAWTTLAHGSALSGLVSALAAVALVGSYLANVRGRERWAFGLLAATIALAVASLFTALHPYVMPASNDPANGLTLENASSSPYTLTIMTWAAGFALPLILAYQAWTYWVFRKRITRAVIARAAH, from the coding sequence ATGGACCTGCCCACCCTCTGGTTCGGCCTCATCGCCTTCCTCTTCGTCGGCTACTTCGTGCTCGACGGCTTCGACTTCGGCGTGGGGATGAGCCTGCCGTTCCTCGCCAAGGACGACACCGACCGGCGCGTGCTCATCAACACCATCGGACCCGTCTGGGACCTCAACGAGACGTGGCTCATCGTCGCGGGCGCCGCCCTCTTCGCCGCGTTCCCCGAGTGGTACGCCACCATGTTCAGCGGCTTCTACCTGCTGCTCGTCGCGATCCTCATCACGCTCATCCTCCGCGGCGTCTCGTTCGAGTTCCGGCACCAGGGGGCGTCCGACCGGTGGCGCGGCTCGTTCGACCTGATGATCGTCGTCGGCTCGGTCGTGCCGTCGTTCCTCTGGGGCGTCGTGTTCGCGAACGTGGTGCGCGGCGTGCCCATGGACGGGAACCACGACTACACGGGATCCACGCTCGACCTGCTGAACCCCTACGCGCTCCTCGGCGGGCTCACGACGCTGTCGCTGTTCCTCGTGAACGGGCTGCAGTTCGCGGCGCTGAAGACCGACGGGCCGATCCGGGCCCGCGCCCGCGCGCTCTCGGTGCGCATCGGCGCCGTCGCCATCGTGATCGCCGCGGCCTTCCTCGCGTGGACGACGCTCGCGCACGGATCCGCCCTGTCCGGGCTCGTCTCGGCGCTGGCCGCCGTGGCGCTCGTCGGCTCGTACCTCGCGAACGTGCGGGGACGCGAGCGGTGGGCGTTCGGCCTGCTCGCGGCGACCATCGCCCTCGCGGTCGCCAGCCTCTTCACGGCGCTGCACCCGTATGTGATGCCCGCGTCGAACGACCCGGCGAACGGCCTCACGCTCGAGAACGCGTCGTCGTCGCCGTACACGCTGACGATCATGACGTGGGCCGCGGGCTTCGCGCTGCCGCTGATCCTCGCCTACCAGGCGTGGACGTACTGGGTGTTCCGGAAGCGCATCACGCGCGCCGTCATCGCCCGGGCCGCCCACTGA